The following are encoded in a window of Desulfopila inferna genomic DNA:
- the mlaD gene encoding outer membrane lipid asymmetry maintenance protein MlaD: MRKSSVEITVGLFIIAGFLALVYLAFNLGEVSLFRGSRTYTIHAEFDNVAGVKKGASVQIAGVDVGKVAEVALQDQYANLALEIDKNIEIPDDSMASVKSQGIIGDKYIQITLGGAEEQLKEGDLIVDTESSVDIESLISKFAFGSSE; the protein is encoded by the coding sequence ATGAGAAAATCAAGTGTAGAGATAACCGTTGGTCTGTTCATCATAGCCGGATTTCTGGCCTTAGTTTATCTGGCCTTCAATCTGGGGGAAGTCTCACTTTTCAGAGGCAGTAGAACTTACACTATTCATGCTGAATTTGATAATGTAGCAGGGGTGAAAAAAGGCGCCTCGGTACAGATCGCCGGTGTAGACGTTGGTAAGGTAGCGGAAGTTGCCCTGCAGGATCAATACGCCAACCTTGCTCTGGAGATCGATAAAAATATTGAAATACCAGATGATTCAATGGCATCGGTCAAATCCCAGGGTATTATCGGCGATAAATATATTCAGATTACCCTCGGCGGTGCTGAAGAACAGCTCAAAGAAGGGGATTTGATTGTTGATACGGAATCGTCGGTGGATATAGAATCATTGATAAGCAAATTTGCTTTTGGCAGCAGCGAGTAG
- a CDS encoding ABC transporter ATP-binding protein: MKEVAIEFRNVVKSFSRANGERQVVLDHVDFDIPSGKTTVIAGGSGQGKSVTLKLILGLMEPDEGEIRVGDINIVGIRSRELEKLRSKFGVLFQGSALFDSMTVFDNVALPLRERTDKSEKEIRENVQRTLETLELGGTDERYPAQLSGGMRKRVGLARALQLNPDIMLFDEPTTGLDPVMSQDIYQLFAGTQKKVGFTSIIVSHDIPRVLNLADQVIILNNGKVDVFGSPEEIQWSRKEHIQDFVKTTMGQIYQSRLVEI; the protein is encoded by the coding sequence ATGAAGGAAGTGGCTATTGAATTTAGAAATGTCGTTAAATCTTTCTCCAGGGCGAATGGTGAGAGGCAGGTTGTGCTGGATCATGTGGATTTCGATATCCCCTCCGGCAAAACCACGGTTATAGCGGGTGGCAGCGGCCAGGGTAAAAGTGTTACACTGAAGTTGATTCTCGGTCTGATGGAACCGGATGAAGGTGAAATACGTGTCGGCGACATCAACATTGTCGGTATCCGCAGTAGGGAGCTGGAGAAGCTGCGCAGCAAGTTCGGTGTCCTCTTTCAGGGCTCGGCGCTTTTCGATTCCATGACGGTTTTTGACAATGTCGCGCTGCCGTTGCGTGAGCGCACCGATAAATCAGAGAAAGAGATCAGGGAAAATGTGCAGCGTACCCTGGAGACGCTTGAGCTGGGCGGTACCGACGAGAGATATCCGGCGCAGCTCAGCGGCGGTATGCGCAAAAGAGTCGGCCTGGCAAGGGCCTTGCAGCTCAATCCCGATATCATGCTGTTCGACGAACCGACAACAGGGCTTGACCCGGTGATGTCCCAGGATATCTATCAGCTGTTCGCCGGAACACAAAAAAAAGTGGGGTTCACTTCAATCATAGTCAGCCACGACATTCCCCGGGTGCTCAACCTTGCCGATCAGGTGATTATACTGAATAATGGGAAGGTGGATGTTTTCGGGAGTCCTGAAGAGATTCAATGGTCTCGGAAAGAACATATCCAGGACTTTGTCAAAACTACAATGGGGCAGATATATCAGAGCCGTTTGGTGGAAATATGA
- a CDS encoding MlaE family ABC transporter permease: protein MQNNPIRKLGNNGLYVLKDLGRMGLYLLMAVRGVFKPPFRFAECIKQIHFIGAGSLVVIFFTAISTGMVLGLQGYYSLSKFGAEGMLGSAVSLTLIMELGPVLTALMVAGRAGSAMCAELGIMRISEQIDALDCMAVDPFRYLISPKFIAALISVPLLTAVFDVVGIAGGYIAGVELMGVNPGSFMEGMKSSVTTHDIRLGFIKSVVFGMLVVWICTGRGFFVHLIRGAGFGAESVSKVTTQAVVLSSISVLIFDYLLTAVLL, encoded by the coding sequence ATGCAAAACAATCCAATCAGAAAACTTGGTAATAATGGTCTTTACGTCCTCAAGGATCTCGGCAGGATGGGACTTTATCTGCTCATGGCCGTCAGGGGCGTATTCAAGCCTCCTTTTCGTTTTGCGGAATGCATCAAACAGATTCACTTTATTGGCGCCGGATCGCTTGTAGTCATTTTTTTTACCGCCATCTCCACAGGAATGGTTCTGGGGCTGCAGGGCTATTACTCCCTGAGTAAATTCGGGGCGGAGGGTATGCTGGGATCGGCGGTTTCCCTGACGCTTATAATGGAGCTCGGCCCGGTTCTCACAGCCCTGATGGTTGCCGGCCGTGCAGGATCGGCAATGTGTGCCGAACTGGGCATAATGCGCATTTCAGAACAGATAGATGCGCTCGACTGCATGGCCGTCGATCCATTCAGATATCTGATAAGCCCAAAATTTATAGCTGCATTGATTTCGGTGCCGCTTCTTACCGCTGTTTTTGATGTAGTCGGTATTGCCGGAGGGTACATTGCCGGAGTGGAGTTGATGGGAGTCAATCCCGGGAGCTTCATGGAGGGGATGAAAAGCAGTGTCACCACCCATGATATTCGCCTGGGTTTTATAAAATCAGTGGTTTTCGGGATGCTCGTCGTCTGGATATGCACGGGCAGGGGCTTTTTCGTGCACCTCATACGGGGGGCCGGATTTGGCGCGGAAAGTGTCAGCAAGGTCACTACTCAAGCCGTGGTACTCTCCTCCATTTCGGTGCTGATTTTTGATTATCTGTTAACCGCGGTGCTGTTATGA
- a CDS encoding ABC transporter permease: protein MTKELPAKRNSLTRRRWRLFRRHKRGYYSLILFAVVFTLSMVAEFISNDQPFLVKFEDSYYFPIFQSYPETVFGGDFETETDYLDPFFKELMSRPGNFAVFPFNKYSFDTINLNIEGSVPSPPSGENYLGTDDRGRDVLARIIYGFRVSILFGLSLTIVGTLVGIMAGALQGYVGGRTDLFSQRFIEIWSSMPELYLLIIFSSIFSPSLLLLLILLSLFSWMGLSDYVRAEFLRGRNLEYVTAARALGVGNLKIMVRHLLPNAMTPVITFLPFRMSAAILALTSLDFLGLGVPPTTPSLGELLAQGKANIDAWWLSLSSFGVLVGMLILLIFIGEALRDTFDPRKK from the coding sequence ATGACGAAAGAACTCCCGGCAAAACGAAACAGCCTCACCAGGAGAAGATGGCGTCTGTTCCGCAGACATAAGCGAGGATATTACAGTCTTATCTTGTTTGCCGTAGTTTTTACACTCAGCATGGTTGCCGAATTCATCAGTAATGACCAACCGTTTCTGGTCAAATTTGAGGATAGCTACTATTTTCCGATCTTCCAATCCTATCCTGAAACGGTTTTTGGCGGAGATTTCGAGACGGAAACGGATTATCTTGACCCCTTTTTCAAGGAATTGATGTCGAGACCCGGTAATTTTGCAGTTTTTCCTTTCAATAAATACAGCTTTGATACTATTAACCTAAATATAGAGGGTTCAGTGCCCTCGCCGCCGAGCGGTGAGAATTATCTGGGGACCGACGACAGGGGCAGGGATGTTCTGGCCCGGATTATTTATGGTTTCAGGGTCAGTATTCTTTTTGGTCTCAGTCTGACGATAGTCGGAACACTTGTCGGCATAATGGCAGGTGCTCTACAGGGATATGTCGGAGGGAGAACCGATCTTTTCAGCCAGAGATTTATTGAAATCTGGAGTTCGATGCCGGAGCTTTACCTCCTGATTATTTTCTCATCGATTTTCTCGCCGAGCCTCCTTCTTCTGCTCATTCTTCTTTCGCTTTTCAGCTGGATGGGGCTGTCCGATTATGTCAGAGCGGAATTTCTCCGTGGCAGAAACCTGGAATATGTAACGGCTGCAAGAGCCCTTGGGGTGGGCAATCTGAAAATTATGGTAAGACATCTTCTCCCCAACGCCATGACCCCGGTCATCACCTTTCTGCCCTTCAGGATGTCTGCTGCGATTCTGGCATTGACCAGCCTCGATTTCCTTGGCCTCGGCGTGCCGCCCACGACACCAAGCCTGGGAGAGCTGCTCGCCCAGGGAAAGGCTAACATTGATGCATGGTGGCTTTCTCTTTCCAGTTTTGGGGTTCTGGTCGGCATGCTTATTCTACTGATTTTCATAGGTGAGGCCCTGCGCGATACCTTCGATCCCAGAAAAAAATAA
- a CDS encoding microcin C ABC transporter permease YejB, with translation MFAYIIKRILLMIPTLFGVMVITFTVTQFVPGGPVEKLIAEMEGLGTGGGEVGGGGSSMYRAASGLNVERIEKLEELYGFDKPPVERFFAMMKRYLVFDFGSSYYYQRTVADLVISKLPVSMSLGLWSFVIVYGVCIPLGIKKAVRHGSNFDIFSSTVILVGYAIPGFVLGIALLVLFGGGSFWNIFPLRGLVSDNWSELSLIGKILDYLWHMVLPVISSAVGSLAVMTMLTKNSFLEEIGKQYVLTARAKGLHEKKVLYKHVFRNAIIPIITGFPGYFLAAFFTGSLLIETIFSLDGMGLLAYEAVLNRDYPIVLGTLYFFTILGLVARLLSDMSYVLVDPRIGFESLES, from the coding sequence ATGTTCGCATATATAATCAAACGAATATTGCTGATGATACCTACTCTGTTCGGGGTGATGGTGATAACTTTCACCGTGACTCAGTTTGTTCCCGGAGGGCCGGTTGAGAAGCTGATCGCTGAAATGGAAGGGCTGGGCACCGGCGGAGGCGAAGTCGGCGGAGGCGGTTCCTCTATGTATCGAGCCGCCTCCGGTCTCAATGTTGAGCGAATCGAAAAACTGGAGGAGCTTTATGGTTTCGATAAACCGCCGGTAGAGCGGTTTTTCGCCATGATGAAAAGATACCTGGTCTTTGATTTTGGCTCCTCATACTATTATCAGAGAACGGTGGCCGACCTGGTCATTTCCAAACTGCCCGTTTCCATGTCCCTGGGACTATGGAGTTTCGTGATCGTCTACGGCGTCTGTATACCACTGGGCATTAAGAAAGCAGTCAGGCATGGTTCCAACTTCGACATATTCAGCAGTACGGTAATTCTTGTTGGTTATGCCATTCCCGGGTTCGTCCTGGGTATCGCCCTCCTGGTTTTATTCGGCGGTGGAAGTTTCTGGAATATATTTCCTCTCCGCGGACTGGTATCCGACAACTGGAGTGAGCTTTCCCTCATAGGAAAAATCCTGGATTATTTATGGCATATGGTTCTGCCGGTTATTTCCAGCGCGGTAGGCAGCCTGGCCGTCATGACCATGCTCACCAAAAATTCCTTTCTGGAGGAAATCGGCAAGCAGTATGTACTGACTGCCCGGGCAAAGGGCTTGCACGAAAAGAAGGTGCTCTACAAGCACGTCTTCAGAAATGCCATCATTCCCATAATAACAGGATTTCCCGGATATTTTCTCGCGGCATTCTTTACCGGGAGCCTGCTTATAGAGACAATTTTCTCCCTCGACGGCATGGGCCTGCTGGCCTATGAAGCCGTCTTGAACCGGGATTATCCCATCGTCCTGGGAACGCTCTACTTCTTCACCATACTTGGTCTGGTGGCGCGTCTGCTTTCCGATATGAGCTATGTACTTGTCGATCCCAGAATTGGTTTTGAAAGTCTTGAATCATGA
- the rnd gene encoding ribonuclease D gives MITSSDALHDLVEKARLANSVAIDTEFVWTKTYLPRLGLIQLALSDEECYLLDPLAVEDLSPFGELLADPSVVKILHDAPQDLAILHSATGYIPKNIFDTRLAAGFAGLTATLSLGNLIQELLDITLPKTETRTDWLKRPLDQDQILYALDDVRYLRAARIILINRIIGPEIKSWLQEELDLLNDPKNYNGLTAHTRYKRIRGSKGLESIELAILRELVIWRELTAKKINRPRGHVVKDSDLLELSRKKTTSIEQLQEKTSLSARTIERWGENLIAAVQAGLTCPVEKRPQKEQSMRLSTKNSQMLERLNEFIQLKSQMQGIDPMLIGNGSELKKLVKILNKSHKSELVRQMEGWRKTFLNDFFRYAV, from the coding sequence ATGATTACTTCTTCTGATGCATTACATGATCTTGTAGAAAAGGCCAGGCTGGCGAATTCTGTGGCCATAGATACCGAATTTGTCTGGACGAAAACCTACCTGCCCCGCCTCGGACTTATCCAGCTGGCATTATCGGATGAAGAATGTTATCTGCTTGATCCGTTGGCTGTTGAGGACCTCTCTCCCTTTGGGGAACTTCTGGCCGATCCAAGCGTCGTCAAAATACTCCACGATGCCCCTCAGGATCTGGCAATCCTTCACAGCGCCACCGGGTATATTCCGAAAAATATTTTCGACACCCGCCTGGCTGCGGGGTTTGCAGGACTCACCGCCACGCTTTCCCTTGGCAATCTGATCCAGGAGTTGCTCGACATCACCCTTCCCAAAACGGAAACCCGGACTGATTGGCTCAAACGCCCGCTGGATCAGGACCAGATTCTATATGCCCTGGATGATGTTCGCTATCTACGCGCCGCCAGAATTATTCTGATCAACAGAATTATCGGCCCCGAGATCAAATCCTGGCTCCAGGAGGAGCTTGACCTTCTTAACGACCCCAAAAACTATAATGGCTTGACTGCGCATACCCGCTACAAGAGAATCCGCGGGTCAAAAGGACTCGAGTCTATAGAACTGGCCATCCTGCGTGAACTTGTGATCTGGAGAGAACTGACAGCCAAAAAAATCAATCGTCCCCGGGGGCATGTCGTCAAGGACTCCGACCTTCTGGAACTCAGCAGAAAGAAAACGACCAGCATTGAGCAACTGCAGGAGAAAACTTCTCTTTCGGCAAGAACAATTGAACGCTGGGGGGAAAATCTCATCGCCGCAGTGCAAGCAGGCCTGACCTGCCCCGTCGAAAAACGTCCTCAGAAGGAACAGTCAATGCGGCTTAGCACGAAGAACTCGCAGATGCTGGAAAGACTGAATGAGTTCATTCAATTGAAAAGCCAGATGCAGGGCATTGATCCAATGCTCATCGGCAACGGTTCGGAGTTGAAGAAACTTGTTAAAATCCTTAACAAGTCACATAAATCAGAGCTAGTCAGACAAATGGAAGGATGGAGAAAGACCTTCCTGAACGATTTTTTCAGATACGCCGTCTGA
- a CDS encoding beta-ketoacyl-[acyl-carrier-protein] synthase family protein — MPRILSQARPYRKVVITGMGTVSSLGHTTEAVKQSLQSGKSGISYLAERKKMGFRSGLSGTIENFKTRYPLDRRYRKTLPDFGIWAWDAICQALEHAQLQHSEIAENEKVGFIFGNDSSAVTAVEQCELLRNAENTREIGSGHIFRLLTSTISLNLSTKLQIRGSSWTVSGACASGAMAIGQAAELIAGGSQDIVICGGAQEISWQSMCSFDALGAFSTRENEPHLSSRPFDDGRDGLIPSGGAAALILESEESALSRGVEILAEVCGFGTTSDGYHLSVPTGKGLRRAMKIAIDDAGLTPGDVDLVMSHATSTPAGDEKEAEALCDLFAIQSPHDGPFIAATKALTGHEFWMAGASQVVYGLLMSRDGYIPGHPNLNTRSSYAARLKIPVETTRFPSKIMLCNAAGFGGVNAALVIRLRNAF, encoded by the coding sequence ATGCCCCGAATTTTATCACAGGCCCGTCCTTACAGAAAAGTTGTGATCACCGGGATGGGTACGGTTTCCTCACTTGGCCACACAACGGAAGCAGTCAAACAGTCTCTGCAATCCGGAAAAAGCGGCATTTCCTATCTTGCAGAGCGTAAGAAAATGGGCTTCAGGAGTGGGTTGAGCGGGACCATCGAGAACTTCAAGACCCGTTATCCACTGGATCGCCGTTATCGCAAAACCCTGCCTGATTTCGGCATCTGGGCCTGGGACGCCATATGCCAGGCCCTGGAACATGCACAATTGCAGCACAGCGAAATTGCCGAAAACGAGAAAGTAGGTTTTATCTTCGGCAACGATTCATCGGCCGTCACCGCCGTTGAGCAATGTGAGCTTCTCAGAAATGCTGAAAACACACGAGAAATCGGCAGCGGACATATATTCAGACTGTTGACCAGCACCATCTCGCTGAATCTTTCCACAAAGTTGCAGATCAGAGGATCCTCCTGGACCGTCAGCGGTGCCTGCGCCAGCGGCGCAATGGCGATTGGACAGGCCGCCGAGCTCATCGCCGGGGGCTCCCAGGATATCGTCATCTGCGGCGGCGCCCAGGAGATTTCCTGGCAATCAATGTGCAGCTTTGATGCCCTCGGCGCCTTTTCCACCCGTGAGAACGAACCACATCTGTCTTCCAGGCCTTTCGATGACGGCCGTGACGGGCTGATACCATCCGGCGGTGCCGCCGCCCTCATCCTCGAATCAGAAGAGTCCGCCTTAAGCAGAGGCGTTGAAATCCTGGCTGAGGTATGCGGCTTCGGCACGACATCGGATGGCTATCACCTTTCCGTGCCGACGGGTAAGGGACTGCGGCGGGCCATGAAGATCGCTATCGACGATGCCGGTCTTACTCCTGGAGATGTGGATCTGGTGATGTCCCATGCCACATCGACACCGGCCGGAGACGAAAAAGAAGCTGAAGCACTCTGTGATCTTTTTGCCATACAATCACCGCACGACGGACCTTTCATTGCCGCCACCAAAGCCCTTACAGGGCATGAATTCTGGATGGCCGGCGCCTCGCAGGTCGTCTATGGGCTGCTGATGAGCAGGGACGGATACATCCCGGGTCATCCCAACCTCAATACACGGTCCAGTTATGCGGCCAGACTGAAAATACCTGTTGAAACAACTCGTTTTCCCTCCAAAATAATGCTATGCAATGCCGCCGGCTTTGGCGGAGTCAACGCCGCTTTGGTGATCCGGCTGAGAAATGCATTCTGA
- a CDS encoding phytoene desaturase family protein, translating into MHSDIVIIGSGISALTAAALLAKKGAQVLVIEKERRIGGAVKQFKRKGIPFDVGFHYTGCLGEDEILHKLWRFCGILNHLEILPFPDHGSDRIYLTNRDRPIDSFFSYERIIRELQHSFPQEKLAISSYFDTLRAICRRIPFYNQDLSLTQFLQEFRSSRLSVKAFVQGLTKDSELQAVLTSPVALYGIPTDNASIDVHAMVAHGYRQGAYSVEGGGQAVVDAFEHVCKAGGVSFLPGVQVAEIDFDDRGVTGVKTDSSDRISCNRIIYTGHPTSLIPLMGTRAFRPVYRKRLLQLKNTISMNVLFGVMPKPPPSLEWHNHIFLPGGSNPLDKKNNQIKDRLLMVTSTARGSFSLRQDYKSVILLQPAWWEEVKMFENSTSCTRPTLYHVHKEEISRAMIAQAEKCISSDFKRIEPLAVGTPLTFRDELSAPQGCAYGASHSLDQYTPDIRTRVPGLYLSGQSTLMTGIVGASLAGFTSAGYILGLEPFWEELRSCS; encoded by the coding sequence ATGCATTCTGATATTGTCATTATCGGCAGCGGCATCTCTGCCTTGACGGCGGCCGCTCTTCTTGCCAAAAAAGGTGCGCAGGTTCTCGTTATTGAAAAGGAAAGGCGTATCGGCGGGGCTGTTAAGCAGTTTAAACGCAAAGGTATCCCTTTTGATGTGGGTTTCCATTACACCGGCTGTTTAGGTGAGGACGAGATCCTCCACAAACTCTGGAGATTCTGCGGAATCCTCAATCATCTAGAGATACTCCCCTTTCCCGACCACGGTTCCGACAGGATATATCTCACAAACAGGGACAGACCGATCGATTCGTTTTTCTCCTATGAGCGGATTATTCGGGAACTGCAACACTCTTTCCCGCAGGAAAAACTGGCCATATCAAGCTATTTTGACACACTTCGGGCAATTTGCCGGCGTATACCGTTCTATAATCAGGACCTCTCCCTCACCCAGTTTTTGCAGGAATTCAGGAGTTCCAGGTTGTCCGTCAAAGCGTTTGTCCAAGGATTGACCAAAGATTCGGAACTTCAGGCCGTGCTCACCAGCCCTGTTGCCCTGTATGGCATCCCGACAGACAATGCCTCCATTGATGTTCATGCCATGGTTGCGCATGGATATCGCCAGGGTGCCTACTCCGTCGAAGGCGGTGGACAGGCTGTTGTCGACGCCTTCGAACATGTGTGCAAAGCCGGCGGTGTCTCCTTTCTGCCCGGCGTGCAGGTAGCGGAGATTGATTTCGACGACCGTGGGGTAACCGGTGTCAAAACTGATTCTTCTGACAGGATTTCCTGCAACCGCATAATTTATACCGGCCACCCCACCAGCCTCATACCGCTTATGGGCACCAGGGCCTTCAGACCCGTTTACCGCAAGCGGCTCCTGCAGTTGAAGAATACCATTTCCATGAACGTCCTTTTTGGCGTCATGCCAAAACCGCCGCCTTCACTCGAGTGGCACAACCATATATTCCTGCCCGGGGGATCAAATCCTCTGGATAAAAAAAATAATCAGATTAAGGATCGTCTTTTGATGGTTACGTCCACGGCAAGAGGGAGCTTCAGCTTGCGGCAGGATTACAAAAGTGTTATTTTACTGCAGCCTGCCTGGTGGGAGGAAGTAAAAATGTTTGAGAACTCAACTTCGTGCACGCGGCCGACCCTATACCACGTACATAAGGAAGAAATCAGCAGAGCAATGATCGCACAGGCAGAAAAATGTATATCAAGTGATTTTAAAAGGATAGAGCCACTTGCAGTAGGGACGCCGCTTACCTTTCGGGATGAGCTCTCCGCTCCTCAGGGTTGCGCCTATGGCGCATCCCATTCACTCGACCAGTACACCCCTGATATCCGTACCAGAGTGCCGGGGCTTTACCTCAGCGGCCAGTCGACCCTGATGACCGGCATCGTTGGGGCTTCCCTTGCGGGATTTACAAGTGCCGGGTATATATTGGGACTGGAGCCGTTCTGGGAGGAACTGAGATCATGCAGCTGA
- a CDS encoding beta-ketoacyl-[acyl-carrier-protein] synthase family protein: MQLNRVVITGRGAISPFGLGVETLYDGIWSGRSAVRHMEKWHAIGGLKSHLAAPAPPLDIKKLLPRPLRRTMGTAAIFATLAAGEAVKDAGISQSEISSGFLGTAIGSTTGSPAAYEDFYETFLPNKEMSGIKSGEFFKMMGHSCSANVCLALGIAGEQWAPASACTSSAQAVGLGYMLIQTGRQQMMLCGGADEVHHSVTGVFDVIKAASYKNDRPEQTPSPFDRDRDGVVCGEGCGILLLESYDSAIRRGAKIYAEIIGFGNVNDSKHIASPHEDAMIRAMRSALREAKVSSADIDYVNAHATGTEQGDVAEASAIFDVVGSLTPVSSLKGHIGHTLGAAGSLELISVVEMMARQEVIPTRNLINPDPKCQQIDLLLRKKKHKIDFALKNNFALGGVNTALVLRRI; encoded by the coding sequence ATGCAGCTGAACAGGGTCGTAATAACAGGACGGGGGGCAATCTCTCCGTTTGGATTGGGTGTTGAAACGCTTTACGACGGTATATGGTCCGGTAGATCAGCTGTGCGCCATATGGAGAAATGGCATGCCATCGGCGGTCTGAAAAGTCATCTGGCAGCTCCCGCCCCGCCCCTGGACATCAAAAAACTGCTGCCCAGACCACTGCGCAGGACCATGGGCACCGCCGCAATCTTCGCCACCCTGGCTGCCGGAGAAGCAGTAAAAGACGCCGGTATCAGCCAATCCGAGATCTCCTCCGGCTTTCTCGGGACAGCGATCGGCTCGACCACAGGCAGCCCTGCAGCCTACGAAGACTTTTACGAGACCTTCCTGCCCAATAAAGAAATGAGTGGGATAAAATCCGGCGAATTCTTTAAAATGATGGGCCACAGCTGCAGCGCCAACGTCTGCCTTGCCCTCGGTATCGCAGGGGAACAATGGGCTCCTGCGAGTGCCTGCACATCTTCGGCCCAGGCTGTCGGCCTGGGGTATATGCTGATCCAGACAGGAAGGCAGCAAATGATGCTTTGCGGAGGAGCCGATGAGGTTCACCACTCCGTCACCGGGGTTTTTGATGTTATCAAGGCTGCATCATATAAAAATGACAGGCCGGAACAGACGCCGAGCCCTTTTGATAGAGACAGGGACGGCGTGGTTTGCGGTGAAGGGTGCGGTATTCTTCTTCTCGAGAGCTATGACTCCGCGATCAGGCGCGGTGCGAAAATTTATGCCGAGATTATCGGGTTCGGCAATGTCAATGACAGCAAGCATATAGCCAGTCCGCATGAAGACGCCATGATACGGGCCATGAGGTCGGCACTGCGCGAGGCGAAAGTTTCCTCTGCCGATATCGACTACGTCAATGCCCATGCCACAGGAACGGAACAGGGAGATGTTGCAGAGGCATCCGCTATTTTCGACGTAGTCGGCTCCTTGACCCCGGTGAGTTCACTCAAAGGCCATATCGGTCATACGCTCGGTGCTGCGGGTTCTCTTGAGCTCATCTCGGTTGTGGAAATGATGGCACGGCAGGAAGTCATTCCCACCCGAAATCTCATCAACCCCGATCCCAAATGTCAGCAGATTGATCTTTTGCTGAGGAAGAAGAAACATAAGATCGATTTCGCATTAAAAAACAATTTCGCCCTGGGCGGGGTAAACACCGCTCTTGTTTTAAGGAGAATTTAA
- a CDS encoding acyl carrier protein → MMSEEELRRKVVEVLAEEFELDPATMVPDATLYDDLGLDSLDAVDMVVVLEKTFGLKLEDEDTLRSIRTMDDLLQFLLKLQDDRVMQD, encoded by the coding sequence ATGATGTCCGAGGAAGAATTACGCCGGAAAGTGGTCGAGGTTCTGGCTGAGGAATTTGAGCTTGACCCCGCTACAATGGTGCCTGATGCCACCCTGTATGACGATCTGGGTCTCGACAGCCTGGATGCTGTCGACATGGTGGTTGTACTTGAAAAAACATTTGGCCTGAAACTCGAAGATGAAGACACATTACGCTCCATCAGAACAATGGATGACCTGCTGCAGTTTCTGCTCAAACTGCAGGATGATAGAGTGATGCAGGACTAG
- a CDS encoding lysophospholipid acyltransferase family protein produces MKKILLNLYFWPVFVLLSLLGIGLLPFILLAGRIILRRNIAHSLRLAIGLYGRIIVRGVVFMAPVKVYGRLYDIPRPAIFIANHNSAIDPYLFGAIPGEHCFVTSWPFKIPIYGPLMKLAGYINISDGWDTLRQKCRQRLEKGVSVIIWPEGHRSRNGKIGRFRKGAFQLAVETGYPIQPVCIFGSGDVLLPGERFLSPGRVRLRLLAPIYPARKGDLQTRTLELRRQSFEAIERCLAEYGPDSGYPACSLLTPQKGV; encoded by the coding sequence TTGAAAAAGATACTCCTCAATCTGTACTTCTGGCCGGTCTTTGTCCTGCTTTCCCTCCTCGGAATTGGTCTGCTGCCCTTCATCCTTCTGGCCGGCAGAATTATTCTCAGACGAAATATTGCACATTCTCTGCGGCTTGCCATTGGTCTCTACGGCAGGATCATCGTCCGTGGCGTGGTGTTCATGGCGCCGGTCAAAGTATATGGAAGGCTGTATGATATCCCACGACCGGCAATATTCATAGCCAATCACAATTCAGCCATCGATCCTTATCTCTTCGGCGCAATTCCCGGAGAACACTGCTTTGTCACCTCATGGCCATTTAAAATTCCGATATACGGCCCACTGATGAAGCTGGCCGGATACATCAATATCAGCGATGGCTGGGACACTCTTCGACAAAAATGCAGGCAAAGGCTCGAGAAAGGCGTTTCGGTCATTATCTGGCCCGAAGGTCACCGTTCCCGGAACGGTAAAATCGGCAGATTCAGAAAAGGAGCATTTCAGCTGGCAGTGGAAACCGGTTATCCGATCCAACCGGTCTGTATATTTGGTTCAGGCGATGTGCTGCTGCCGGGAGAAAGGTTCCTCTCGCCGGGCAGGGTCAGGCTGCGGCTGCTTGCTCCTATCTATCCAGCCAGGAAAGGCGATCTGCAGACCCGGACTTTAGAACTTCGCCGGCAGAGCTTCGAGGCCATAGAACGCTGCCTTGCCGAATATGGTCCCGACAGCGGATATCCTGCCTGTTCTCTGCTGACTCCCCAGAAGGGGGTATAA